A window from Canis lupus familiaris isolate Mischka breed German Shepherd chromosome 18, alternate assembly UU_Cfam_GSD_1.0, whole genome shotgun sequence encodes these proteins:
- the LOC119864125 gene encoding olfactory receptor 4C11-like: MAMNSSVNEFILFGLTQDPRKQKAIFGVFLMFYLATLLGNFLIVVTIKRSRTLGSPMYFFLFYLSFADACFSTTTAPRLIVDAISQQKTISYKECMTQVFSAHFFGCMEIFVLILMAFDRYVAICKPLRYTTILNRHVCSVLVILGWVGSCIHSSAQIVLALRLPFCGPNVIDHYFCDLQPLLKLACMDTYVINLLVVSNSGAICLVSFIILLISYVIILYSLRNYSAEGKQKALSTCTSHFIVVVLFFGPCIFMYTRPATTFPVDKVVAVFYTIGAPLLNPLIYTLRNAEVKNAMKKLWCSKL; encoded by the coding sequence ATGGCGATGAACAGCAGTGTGAATGAATTCATTCTGTTTGGCTTGACACAGgatccaagaaaacagaaagcaatatTTGGGGTCTTCTTGATGTTTTATCTTGCCACACTGTTGGGAAACTTTCTCATTGTAGTGACTATTAAAAGAAGCAGGACCCTTGGGagtcccatgtacttcttcctatTTTACCTGTCCTTTGCTGATGCCTGCTTCTCTACAACCACAGCTCCCAGGTTGATTGTGGATGCCATTTCCCAGCAGAAGACCATTTCCTACAAGGAGTGCATGACTCAGGTCTTTTCAGCCCACTTCTTTGGATGCATGGAAATCTTCGTGCTGATCCTGATGGCTTTTGATCGCTATGTAGCCATTTGTAAGCCCTTGCGTTACACAACCATCCTGAACAGGCATGTCTGCAGTGTGCTGGTGATTCTGGGTTGGGTGGGATCCTGTATCCACTCTTCGGCACAAATTGTCCTGGCTTTGAGATTGCCTTTCTGTGGTCCCAATGTGATTGATCACTATTTCTGTGACTTGCAGCCCTTGCTGAAACTTGCTTGCATGGACACTTATGTAATAAATTTGCTAGTTGTTTCTAACAGTGGAGCCATATGCTTGGTGAGTTTCATAATCTTGCTTATCTCCTATGTTATCATCTTGTACTCTCTGAGAAACTACAGTgcagaaggaaagcaaaaagCCCTTTCGACCTGCACCTCCCATTTTATTGTGGTTGTCCTATTTTTTGGTCCATGTATATTCATGTATACACGCCCAGCAACCACATTTCCAGTAGACAAGGTGGTGGCAGTGTTTTATACCATTGGGGCACCCTTGCTGAACCCTCTGATCTATACACTGAGGAATGCGGAagtgaaaaatgccatgaaaaagtTATGGTGTAGCAAATTGTGA
- the LOC119864126 gene encoding olfactory receptor 4C11-like has protein sequence MAMNSSVNEFILFGLTQDPRKQKAIFGVFLMFYLATLLGNFLIVVTIKRSRTLGSPMYFFLFYLSFADACFSTTTAPRLIVDAISQQKTISYNECMTQVFSAHFFGCMEIFVLILMALDRYVAICKPLRYTTIMNRHVCSVLVILGWVGSCIHSSAQIVLALRLPFCGPNVIDHYFCDLQPLLKLACMDTYVINLLVVTNSGAICMVSFIILLISYITILYSLRNYSAEGRRKALSTCTSHFIVVVLFFGPCIFIYTRPATTFPVDKVVAVFYTIGTPLLNPLIYTLRNAEVKIAMKMLWCSKV, from the coding sequence ATGGCGATGAACAGCAGTGTGAATGAATTCATTCTGTTTGGCTTGACACAGgatccaagaaaacagaaagcaatatTTGGGGTCTTCTTGATGTTTTACCTTGCCACACTGTTGGGAAACTTTCTCATTGTAGTGACTATTAAAAGAAGCAGGACCCTTGGGagtcccatgtacttcttcctatTTTACCTGTCCTTTGCTGATGCCTGCTTCTCTACAACCACAGCTCCCAGGTTGATTGTAGATGCCATTTCTCAGCAGAAGACCATTTCCTACAACGAGTGCATGACTCAGGTGTTTTCAGCCCATTTCTTTGGATGCATGGAAATCTTCGTGCTGATACTGATGGCTTTGGATCGCTATGTAGCCATTTGTAAGCCCTTGCGATACACAACCATCATGAACAGGCATGTCTGCAGTGTGCTGGTGATTCTGGGTTGGGTGGGATCCTGTATCCACTCTTCGGCACAAATTGTCCTGGCTTTGAGATTGCCTTTCTGTGGTCCCAACGTGATTGATCACTATTTCTGTGACTTGCAGCCCTTGTTGAAACTTGCTTGCATGGACACTTATGTAATAAATTTGCTAGTTGTTACTAACAGTGGAGCCATATGCATGGTGAGTTTCATAATTCTGCTTATCTCCTATATTACCATCTTGTACTCTCTGAGAAACTACAGTGCAGAAGGAAGGCGAAAAGCCCTTTCGACCTGCACCTCCCATTTTATTGTGGTTGTCCTATTTTTTGGCccatgtatattcatatatacacgCCCAGCAACCACATTTCCAGTAGACAAGGTGGTGGCTGTGTTTTATACCATTGGGACACCCTTGCTCAACCCTCTGATCTACACACTGAGAAATGCGGAAGTGAAAATTGCCATGAAAATGTTATGGTGTAGCAAAGTATGA